Proteins encoded in a region of the Candidatus Schekmanbacteria bacterium genome:
- a CDS encoding tryptophan-rich sensory protein — translation IIFYRIKREAGLLLILYILWVSFATILNFFIFILN, via the coding sequence TTATAATATTTTATAGAATAAAAAGAGAAGCAGGTCTTCTTTTAATACTGTATATATTGTGGGTCAGTTTTGCAACAATTCTTAACTTTTTTATTTTTATATTGAACTAG